In a single window of the Elaeis guineensis isolate ETL-2024a chromosome 4, EG11, whole genome shotgun sequence genome:
- the LOC140856953 gene encoding uncharacterized protein: MREGERIVVECNQLGQPIKKAACLLTSFLGTVARRPQLCPLGYAKWNDMLPTYKVELLRVIESKFVLPPSTHDFVMKSLNRKWKEYKAQLKKDYMRQGMTEEEVARNCPPDVPPHQWMELVHYWFSERAQTYSAIGRAARAAQSVPHTSGSKSYARLRQEFEDEHGREPGQVEFYRMTHTHQDGTFVRDESRDLYERATSLIAERDDESAASTQQSRIEAEVFTELMGPERYGRVRGYGVGVTPTQLSEVSRYTQHAATDAQDSRVRRLEAEIQEIRQSRAAEMEEMRQSRAEMQAMRGQIDRLTSLLEMYGSSQAPGISGTHRDSGTSRGDNDDHPPAD, translated from the exons atgcgtgagggcgagaggattgttgtggagtgcaatcagctaggtcagccaattaaaaaagctgcctgcttattgacttcatttttggggactgttgctcggaggcctcagctatgtccgttgggctatgcaaaatggaatgacatgcttccaacgtacaaagttgagctcctccgagttatagag agcaagtttgttctccctccatccactcatgattttgtaatgaagtctctcaaccgcaaatggaaagaatataaagcacaattgaagaaggactatatgagacagggtatgacagaggaggaggttgctaggaattgtcctcctgatgtaccccctcatcagtggatggagttggttcattactggttctccgagagggcacag acttattctgctattggtagagctgcacgagcagctcagtctgttcctcatacatcggggtcgaagagttatgcacgactccgacaggagttt gaggatgagcatgggagggaacccggacaagtggagttttaccggatgactcatactcatcaggatggtacttttgttcgagatgagtcgagagatttatat gagagggctacatctctcattgcggagcgtgacgacgagtccgcagcatctacgcagcagagccgtatcgaggccgaggtattcacagagttgatgggaccagagcgctacggccgagtgaggggttatggagtaggagtcacccccactcagttatctgaggttagtagatatacgcagcatgctgcaacagatgctcaggattcacgcgttcgcagactcgaggcggagatacaggagattagacagagtcgtgccgctgagatggaggagatgcgacagagccgtgccgagatgcaggccatgaggggacagattgatcgccttacatctttattagagatgtatggttcatctcag gctcctggcatatcaggcacccatcgagatagcggcacgtcacgtggagacaacgacgaccatccgcctgcagattga